The Verrucomicrobiota bacterium JB022 genome includes a region encoding these proteins:
- a CDS encoding glycoside hydrolase family 2 TIM barrel-domain containing protein: protein MKLLLAATLASLPLMLHAQAATDAPRPEWDDVSVIQVGTEKPRATFMPFPDRASALANLSTPKRSLRYHTLSGDWAFQWSPSPADRPKDFYRADFNDRGWDRIPVPSNWQMEGHGIPIYANATYPFPTDEMRPPLDWNPVGSYRRTFEVPASWNWQPGSDAPVYLHFEGVDSAFYLWINGEKVGYSEDSRTPAEFDVSRYLKPGQNVIAVEVYRWSDGSYLEDQDFWRLSGIFRDVYLWKAAPTHLRDFEVLADFDPATGNGSLDLMVDLASVKKQPNAQVKVELLDPNTRQPLAEMQLKAAQTGQARQKLVVGKVDAWNAEHPHLYPLVITVLDADGTVQEVVAQNIGFRRVEIRDAVFYVNGQPIKLKGANRHEHHPDTGHVVTTESMLRDIRELKRNNFNAVRTSHYPNVPEWYRLCDEYGIYVLNEANLETHGFGRGPTNAMNHAPQWREAHIDRMERMIERDFNHPSVIIWSVGNECGDGPNTNAVYEWAKERDPSRPIHYENAFYRGCSGYASDFISHMYLPAAQIDDELERWPNRPFLLCEYTHAMGNSNGGLDAYWDILWSEPRVSGYFVWDWMDQGLRVDIPHGLNDPWGRTDFMAYGGWWENPLGIRNDDNFCMNGVLRADWTGHPGLKVLKHMQQPVGIELQQGTQGARLTLQNRYDFTDLAEVAELHWQVQEEGKVVREGTVSLPNIAARQTATLRLPSEAWVSEPQRETWLNLSFRAKQSTYAWEKGYELAHRQFKVGGEYKPTEHKVSRGATVAVQEDGDLIHLSGDGWKLAFDRKKATIANWQRGEKDLVKRGPRPDFWRAPTDNDRGAGLLALSEDDWRKRGSLAASRLWRGAADSWQPTAEVSPRGANGAATVRFTGDILEGKATVSLTYTVLADGVLEVDYAYTAREDMPLLLRVGTDWHLPATFDQLAWYGRGPEPTYADRAFEPMGVYQSTVLGNWTEYSRPQENGNKVDVRWLEVTNGDGTGLRFESAQPLSVNSLPYSTQQIQRTPYSWQLKAPTETVVNIDHAQLGVGGDDSWGAIALPPYQLDAQEYTYRYRVTPLGK from the coding sequence ATGAAACTCCTTCTTGCGGCCACGTTGGCCAGCCTACCCCTCATGCTCCACGCCCAAGCCGCCACCGATGCCCCCCGCCCGGAGTGGGACGACGTGAGCGTCATCCAGGTCGGCACCGAAAAGCCGCGCGCCACCTTCATGCCGTTCCCCGACCGCGCGAGCGCGCTTGCCAACCTCAGCACGCCCAAGCGCTCCCTGCGCTACCATACGCTTTCGGGCGACTGGGCTTTCCAGTGGTCGCCCTCCCCCGCCGACCGTCCGAAAGACTTTTACCGCGCCGATTTCAACGACCGGGGCTGGGACCGCATTCCAGTGCCGAGCAACTGGCAGATGGAAGGCCACGGCATCCCCATCTACGCCAACGCCACCTACCCTTTCCCCACCGACGAGATGCGCCCGCCGCTGGACTGGAACCCGGTGGGCTCCTACCGCCGCACGTTTGAGGTGCCCGCGTCGTGGAATTGGCAACCCGGATCCGACGCGCCCGTTTACCTCCACTTCGAGGGCGTCGACTCCGCCTTTTACCTCTGGATCAACGGCGAAAAGGTCGGCTACAGCGAAGACAGCCGCACGCCCGCCGAATTTGACGTGTCCCGCTACCTCAAGCCCGGGCAAAACGTGATCGCGGTGGAGGTCTATCGATGGTCCGACGGCTCCTATCTGGAGGATCAGGACTTCTGGCGCCTGTCCGGCATTTTCCGCGACGTCTACCTCTGGAAGGCCGCGCCCACTCACTTGCGCGACTTCGAAGTGCTGGCCGATTTCGATCCCGCCACCGGCAACGGCAGCCTCGATTTGATGGTCGACCTCGCGTCGGTCAAGAAGCAGCCCAACGCGCAGGTAAAGGTTGAGTTGCTCGACCCGAACACCCGCCAGCCGCTGGCCGAGATGCAGCTCAAAGCCGCCCAGACCGGGCAGGCGCGCCAAAAGTTGGTCGTAGGCAAAGTCGACGCCTGGAACGCCGAGCACCCGCACCTTTACCCGCTCGTGATCACCGTGCTCGATGCCGACGGCACGGTGCAGGAGGTGGTCGCGCAAAACATTGGCTTCCGTCGCGTGGAGATCCGCGACGCCGTCTTTTACGTCAACGGCCAGCCGATCAAGCTCAAGGGGGCTAACCGCCACGAGCACCACCCCGACACCGGCCACGTCGTCACGACCGAGAGCATGCTGCGCGACATCCGCGAGCTGAAGCGCAACAACTTCAACGCCGTCCGCACCTCGCACTACCCCAATGTGCCCGAGTGGTACCGCCTCTGCGACGAATACGGCATCTACGTGCTCAACGAGGCCAACCTGGAGACCCACGGCTTTGGGCGCGGCCCCACCAACGCGATGAACCACGCCCCGCAGTGGCGCGAAGCCCACATCGACCGCATGGAGCGCATGATCGAGCGGGACTTCAACCACCCATCCGTCATCATCTGGTCGGTCGGCAACGAGTGCGGCGACGGCCCCAATACCAATGCCGTCTACGAATGGGCCAAAGAGCGCGACCCGTCGCGACCGATCCACTACGAAAACGCCTTTTACCGCGGCTGCTCCGGCTACGCTTCCGACTTCATCTCGCACATGTATCTGCCCGCCGCGCAGATCGACGACGAGCTGGAGCGCTGGCCCAACCGCCCGTTCCTGCTCTGCGAATACACCCACGCGATGGGCAACAGCAACGGCGGCCTCGACGCCTATTGGGACATCCTTTGGAGCGAACCGCGCGTCAGTGGCTACTTCGTTTGGGACTGGATGGACCAGGGCCTGCGCGTCGACATCCCGCACGGGCTCAACGACCCCTGGGGCCGCACCGATTTCATGGCCTATGGCGGTTGGTGGGAAAATCCCCTCGGCATCCGCAACGACGACAACTTCTGCATGAACGGCGTGCTCCGTGCCGACTGGACCGGCCACCCCGGCCTGAAGGTGCTCAAGCACATGCAGCAGCCCGTGGGGATCGAGCTGCAGCAGGGCACCCAGGGCGCACGCCTGACGTTGCAGAACCGCTACGACTTTACCGACCTCGCCGAGGTGGCAGAGCTGCACTGGCAAGTGCAGGAAGAAGGCAAGGTAGTGCGCGAAGGCACCGTCTCGCTGCCCAACATCGCGGCCCGCCAGACCGCCACCCTGCGCCTGCCCTCCGAGGCATGGGTCTCCGAGCCGCAACGCGAAACGTGGCTCAACCTTTCCTTCCGCGCCAAGCAGTCGACCTACGCCTGGGAAAAGGGCTACGAGCTGGCACACCGGCAATTCAAGGTCGGCGGTGAATACAAACCCACCGAGCACAAAGTCTCGCGCGGGGCCACGGTTGCCGTGCAGGAAGACGGTGATCTGATCCACCTCTCCGGCGACGGCTGGAAGCTGGCCTTCGACCGCAAAAAGGCCACTATCGCCAACTGGCAACGCGGCGAAAAGGACCTCGTGAAGCGCGGCCCGCGCCCCGACTTCTGGCGCGCGCCCACCGACAACGATCGCGGGGCCGGCCTGCTCGCGTTGAGCGAAGACGATTGGCGCAAGCGCGGCAGCCTCGCCGCCAGCCGCCTCTGGCGCGGTGCCGCCGACTCGTGGCAGCCCACCGCCGAAGTCTCCCCACGCGGAGCTAACGGCGCCGCCACCGTGCGCTTTACGGGCGACATCCTCGAAGGCAAAGCCACCGTCTCCCTCACCTACACCGTGCTGGCCGACGGCGTGCTGGAGGTCGACTACGCCTACACCGCCCGCGAAGACATGCCCCTGCTCCTGCGCGTCGGTACGGATTGGCACCTGCCGGCCACCTTCGATCAGCTCGCCTGGTACGGCCGCGGCCCCGAGCCCACCTACGCCGACCGCGCCTTCGAGCCCATGGGCGTCTACCAGTCCACCGTGCTCGGCAACTGGACGGAATACTCCCGCCCGCAGGAAAACGGCAACAAGGTCGACGTCCGCTGGCTCGAAGTGACCAACGGCGACGGCACCGGCCTGCGCTTCGAATCGGCCCAGCCGCTCAGCGTCAACTCCCTACCCTACTCCACCCAGCAGATCCAGCGCACGCCCTACTCGTGGCAGCTCAAGGCGCCTACCGAAACAGTCGTGAATATCGACCACGCGCAGCTCGGCGTCGGCGGCGACGACAGCTGGGGCGCCATCGCCCTCCCGCCCTACCAACTCGACGCGCAGGAATACACCTACCGCTACCGCGTCACCCCGCTTGGGAAGTAA
- a CDS encoding sugar efflux transporter yields MLGRLVPVTRNLLRQPYLPGLLASTFALGTAFSFAAPFMSKWGLEEVGMSPTGFSLFMTLTSVSAMLTSVILGGLSDTAFSRRQMLIVGSLGGCLGFLGYALIREPIALAVVGCSLHALASICFAQLFSHVREIYQGGGKPNESSTFTMSVVRVCFSFSWTVGPAVGALMLVNFGFEGLFIAASCLYGFFLLGVLRYVPHRERIKPTQKPPPGAVWRNLKHPSLLRCFVVFAVVFAANAINMMNLPLALTRSLGGSERDFGIVFGIGPVVEIPLMLWFGHLAGKGYQLPLIKLGVGITLAYFVGLSFASAPWHVYLLQVLSGAAFAILTNVAILFFQDLMPRQVGLATSVFSNAQALGSLIGMFTFGFIVEAVGHQGAFVVCAGITLAALALIVPFRPKPVVDVVR; encoded by the coding sequence ATGCTTGGCCGCCTCGTCCCCGTCACCCGTAATCTCCTGCGCCAGCCCTACCTGCCCGGGCTCTTGGCGTCTACCTTTGCGCTGGGCACCGCGTTTTCGTTCGCCGCGCCCTTCATGTCGAAGTGGGGGCTGGAGGAGGTGGGGATGTCGCCCACCGGGTTCAGTCTCTTCATGACGCTCACCTCGGTCAGCGCGATGCTCACCAGTGTGATCCTCGGCGGCCTGTCCGACACGGCTTTTTCGCGGCGACAAATGCTGATCGTGGGCAGCCTGGGCGGGTGTCTCGGCTTCCTCGGCTACGCGCTGATCCGGGAACCGATTGCGCTGGCGGTCGTCGGCTGCAGCCTGCACGCGCTGGCGTCGATCTGCTTCGCGCAGCTCTTCTCCCACGTGCGCGAGATCTACCAGGGCGGCGGCAAGCCCAACGAAAGCTCCACCTTTACCATGAGCGTGGTGCGCGTCTGCTTCTCGTTTTCGTGGACCGTGGGGCCGGCGGTGGGCGCGCTGATGCTGGTCAATTTCGGGTTCGAGGGGCTGTTTATCGCCGCCTCGTGCCTCTACGGTTTTTTCCTGCTGGGCGTGTTGCGCTACGTGCCTCACCGGGAGCGGATCAAGCCCACCCAGAAGCCGCCGCCCGGTGCAGTATGGCGTAACTTGAAGCACCCGAGCCTGTTGCGGTGCTTTGTGGTGTTTGCGGTCGTCTTTGCCGCCAACGCGATCAACATGATGAACCTCCCGCTCGCCCTGACCCGCAGCCTGGGCGGCAGCGAGCGTGACTTCGGGATCGTCTTCGGCATCGGCCCGGTGGTGGAAATCCCGCTTATGCTGTGGTTTGGCCACTTGGCAGGCAAAGGCTACCAACTACCGCTGATCAAGCTGGGCGTCGGCATCACGCTGGCGTATTTCGTGGGCCTCAGCTTCGCCTCCGCGCCCTGGCACGTCTACCTGCTGCAAGTGCTCAGCGGTGCCGCATTCGCCATCCTGACCAACGTCGCGATCCTCTTTTTCCAGGACCTGATGCCCCGGCAGGTCGGCCTCGCCACCTCCGTCTTTTCCAACGCACAAGCGCTCGGCAGCCTCATCGGCATGTTCACCTTCGGGTTTATCGTGGAAGCCGTCGGCCACCAAGGCGCGTTTGTCGTCTGCGCCGGCATCACCCTCGCCGCCCTCGCCCTTATCGTTCCCTTCCGCCCAAAGCCGGTAGTGGATGTCGTGCGATAG
- a CDS encoding ribbon-helix-helix domain-containing protein, with protein MPKKDAEPTTQLSVRIPTAVAERLDEICTRTRRTRSNVVNALLEQYVEAYTSGRGSDIYPDYAAGLPSVTLPPLKKSGKKPGTGAPLPEGTPAVHERRKRLG; from the coding sequence ATGCCGAAGAAAGACGCGGAACCGACGACGCAGCTCTCCGTGCGCATCCCGACCGCAGTGGCGGAGCGCCTGGACGAGATCTGCACCCGCACCCGGCGCACCCGCTCCAACGTGGTCAACGCCCTGCTAGAGCAATATGTGGAGGCGTATACCTCGGGGCGCGGCAGCGATATTTACCCGGACTACGCAGCGGGCCTGCCGAGCGTCACCCTGCCCCCCTTGAAGAAGAGCGGCAAGAAACCCGGCACGGGAGCCCCCCTGCCCGAAGGCACCCCTGCCGTGCACGAGCGGCGCAAGCGCTTAGGCTAA